Proteins encoded by one window of Candidatus Zixiibacteriota bacterium:
- a CDS encoding CBS domain-containing protein — translation MKLANLLAERRINMKLHAGTLIDAVKELLDLLKSEGVKFDYDEVVRSVLEREEIESTAYGHGFAFPHARTDAVSEMYILIGLSKQGLSAKTVDNEPLKVVCLLLTPSTIAKLYLQTLSGLASFARKPGIMNNILTAEKSADLIKLISDANVTIDKELMVKDVMRHDVACVTPDDSLREVANRMFRYRLSGLAVVDDKNKLIGIINDRDLIKAALPDYKSLISNLNYSMEVEPFEELLKQQDKIKVAQLYRKEYEVTTPETRIVEVAAMMIFKDVRRVFVTENDNLVGVLLRKDIVNMIIRG, via the coding sequence ATGAAACTTGCGAATTTGCTTGCCGAACGCCGGATAAATATGAAGCTGCATGCCGGCACGCTTATCGACGCCGTCAAAGAACTGCTCGATTTGTTAAAAAGCGAGGGGGTAAAATTTGATTACGATGAAGTCGTGCGTTCTGTTCTCGAGCGAGAAGAGATCGAAAGTACCGCATACGGACACGGCTTTGCTTTTCCTCATGCGCGAACCGATGCCGTAAGCGAGATGTACATTCTCATTGGCCTTTCAAAACAGGGATTGAGCGCCAAAACTGTCGACAATGAGCCGCTCAAAGTAGTGTGTCTGCTCTTAACTCCTTCGACTATCGCAAAGCTTTATTTGCAAACTCTCTCCGGACTAGCTTCGTTTGCGCGCAAACCCGGCATTATGAACAATATTCTTACCGCTGAAAAATCGGCCGACCTGATAAAGCTCATATCCGATGCAAATGTCACAATAGACAAGGAACTTATGGTCAAAGATGTCATGCGTCATGATGTCGCCTGCGTTACTCCCGATGACAGCCTTCGCGAAGTTGCCAATCGGATGTTCCGTTATCGACTGTCTGGCTTGGCGGTCGTTGATGATAAAAACAAACTTATCGGTATCATCAACGACCGCGACCTTATAAAGGCGGCCTTGCCGGATTACAAATCGCTTATTTCGAATCTAAATTATTCAATGGAAGTAGAGCCCTTTGAGGAACTGCTCAAGCAGCAGGATAAAATCAAGGTAGCTCAGTTATATCGCAAAGAATACGAAGTCACGACGCCCGAGACACGCATCGTCGAAGTCGCGGCGATGATGATTTTCAAAGATGTCCGCCGCGTCTTCGTAACCGAAAACGACAACCTTGTCGGTGTGTTGCTTCGTAAAGATATTGTCAACATGATAATTCGCGGCTGA
- a CDS encoding DUF502 domain-containing protein, protein MKKLLNLIKRYFLSGVLVVVPFIITVLVLKFLFQTIDGVLSPLIERLFGFYIPGLGLLATILLIFTAGILTRNFLGNQFYRVWEAILAKLPLIRPIYSSVKQLLEAMTSSGEKSFDDVVIVEYPRKGIYSIGFVTNRMEMTMAEKTSRLISVFIPSTPTPLSGMIILVPSEDVTVVDISIEDGIKFIVSGGVAAPRTFRARENAEALGTQSSSQGVRE, encoded by the coding sequence ATGAAAAAGCTCCTTAATCTCATCAAGCGGTATTTTCTCAGCGGCGTTCTGGTGGTGGTTCCATTTATCATCACCGTCCTTGTGCTGAAATTTCTTTTCCAGACAATTGACGGCGTTCTGAGCCCGCTCATTGAGCGTCTTTTCGGCTTTTATATCCCCGGGCTTGGACTTCTTGCCACCATTCTGCTCATTTTTACTGCCGGCATACTTACTCGAAACTTCCTTGGTAATCAATTCTACCGTGTGTGGGAAGCTATACTCGCGAAACTGCCGTTGATTCGCCCGATTTACTCGTCCGTGAAACAGTTGCTGGAAGCGATGACATCATCTGGCGAGAAGTCTTTCGATGACGTCGTTATTGTGGAATATCCCCGCAAGGGAATATATAGTATAGGATTTGTTACCAACCGAATGGAGATGACGATGGCGGAGAAGACATCAAGGCTGATTTCTGTTTTCATTCCGTCAACGCCCACACCTCTTTCGGGAATGATAATTCTTGTCCCGTCCGAGGATGTGACTGTTGTGGATATAAGTATCGAGGATGGGATTAAATTTATTGTTTCGGGCGGCGTTGCGGCTCCGAGAACATTTCGCGCACGAGAAAACGCCGAAGCATTGGGCACACAGTCGTCATCCCAGGGAGTCAGAGAATGA